A DNA window from Vicinamibacteria bacterium contains the following coding sequences:
- a CDS encoding Hsp20/alpha crystallin family protein, producing the protein MLQRWYPLAELRQMQEAANRLWGGAGPTPETAAGMERWSIPLDVVEEGANIVIHASLPGVNREDIEVAIDDDILTIKGHTNGEPESKEGTYLLRERTMGTFHRSLRLPDTVDAEKATASYKDGILTTTFPKLEVKKARALKIGIGT; encoded by the coding sequence ATGTTACAGCGATGGTATCCATTAGCGGAACTTCGGCAAATGCAGGAAGCGGCGAATCGGCTCTGGGGTGGCGCCGGACCCACACCAGAAACTGCTGCTGGTATGGAGCGCTGGTCAATCCCGCTCGACGTCGTGGAGGAAGGCGCCAATATCGTGATCCATGCCTCTCTTCCGGGTGTGAATCGGGAAGACATCGAGGTGGCTATCGACGACGATATTCTCACGATCAAGGGCCACACGAACGGAGAGCCTGAAAGCAAGGAAGGTACATACCTTTTGCGCGAGCGCACAATGGGGACATTCCACCGAAGCTTGCGCCTTCCTGATACGGTCGACGCCGAAAAGGCGACGGCCAGCTATAAGGACGGCATTCTCACTACCACGTTTCCGAAGCTCGAGGTCAAGAAGGCCCGCGCACTGAAGATAGGTATTGGGACCTAG
- a CDS encoding ferredoxin-thioredoxin reductase catalytic domain-containing protein yields MEKLVESYCKKSGTTTHPDEQVTESVVLGLARHMDELGRPLCPCRFYPDKKEEAKHRTWMCPCDDMQIYKYCHCLLFVNDAGQPITEHLPKDHEGRGIYGIVSDPTPNQGRALRNKAAEREKERRERPS; encoded by the coding sequence ATGGAAAAGCTCGTCGAGAGCTACTGCAAGAAATCGGGGACGACCACTCACCCCGACGAGCAGGTCACGGAGTCCGTGGTGCTCGGTTTGGCGCGACACATGGACGAGCTCGGCCGGCCCCTATGCCCATGCCGCTTCTACCCCGACAAGAAGGAAGAGGCGAAGCACCGCACCTGGATGTGTCCCTGCGACGACATGCAGATCTACAAGTATTGCCACTGTCTTTTGTTCGTTAACGACGCGGGCCAACCGATCACCGAGCATCTTCCCAAGGACCACGAGGGGAGAGGAATCTACGGCATCGTTTCCGATCCGACGCCAAACCAGGGTCGGGCGCTTCGGAACAAAG